AAGTACTTTAATTTCTTTACCATCAACTACAAGGTTTTCACCGTTTACTTCTACTTTCGCATCAAGCTTACCGTGAACTGTGTCATATTGAAGTAGGTGTGCAAGCATGTTTGCATCCGTCAAGTCGTTTACTGCAACCACTTCAACGTCCTTATTGTTTAAAGCTGAACGAAATACATTACGTCCGATACGTCCAAATCCGTTAATTCCGATTTTTGTAGCCATATTAATAACTCCTCCTTGGAATATATACCTTAAGTATTTTTGAATCTATTTTAAGAGGTAACGATCACCGGATAGCAATCGTTCCTATAATAACTCGTTTGCTGCGCCCTCATCCGTAATTAAGATCTGGCGAGGTCCACGTTTCATATATGCTGCGATTGCATTTGCTTTACTGCTTCCGCCTGCTACGGCAAAAATCGTTTTGTCGTCTGTCAGGTCATCAAGCTGTAAGCCTACTGTTTTCAGCTTGTGTACAATGGTTCCATCTTGGTCGAAATAATAGCCAAATGCCTCAGCAACAGCATTTTGTTTCTCAATTTCTTGAAAAACGATCGATGATGAATTTCTTCGTTCTGCCATCGTTGTAGCTTCACCTATACCGTGAATGACGATTCCTGCTGAACGAATTTGTTCAAGAACATCTTTTACACCTGGCTCTTCAATTAGGGACTGATAAGATTCTTTGCTTAATTGATCGGGGACATGCAATAAGCGATACTCTCCATTCGCTTTCTGAGCCATTGTTGAACAAATTGTATTTGCTTGATTCTCGACATGCTCACCTAGTCCGCCTCGAGCTGGGACAATTAAAGGTCTTTTTCTATTCGGTAATGGCTTCATCATTTCAGCCACTGCCGCTAGTGTCGTTCCACCTGTAACTGCGATCGTTCTCTCAGATTTCAACAATGGTAAAAGCCGATTGACCGCTGCTTTTCCCATTTCTGTTTTCACCCATTGATCTCGATCACTATCACCAGGAACGATAATCACTTCTGCCAACTTTAATTTTTCCCGTAATCGCTCTTCTAAAACATGAAGACCCGAAACTTCTTTCATTACATTTTCAAGTTCTAAGAGAATATCATTACCTTCATCAGTTAAAGTCATACCTGATGTTGAAATATTCAATAGCCCTTGTTTGTTTAAGAATTCTACTTCGGCTCTAAGCACCCGTTCCGTTTGTTGAAGGTTCGTCGCTAGACTGCGCCTTCCAATCGGTTGTAGGAATCTCACATTTTGAAGGATTCGATAACGGTTTTGCATGACATCCACTAAATCTGGCAATAATTTTCTTTGTAACTCAATGATCGGTTCCATCGCAACTCCCCTTTTTGAGAGTGTAGGACTAATTTTGTCCCGGTTAGTCATATTATGTCCCAATCTGTGTAAAAAAATATAACGACCTTTCAAGTAGTATAATAGCAAGTCTTCTGTAGATGTTCAACTCATAACACTAAAAAAATGTAAGTAAGCGTTTTCTAAGTGAAATTCGATCTAATTTACCATATTGTATGTCTTTACCTTCCACTTGGACAACAGGAATCATTAGTCCATAAGCTTCGAGCCATTCATCCTTTTCATAAATATCTCTTTCTTCAATATGAAAACCAAGCTCCTCTTGAAGATCCTCAAGGATAATGAGCGCATAATCACATAATGGACACTGTTTTTTCGTATAAAAATGGACAGTTAGCATCTAATCGAACTCCTTTTATGTAAATGAAAAGATGGAACATGGTTATCTGTCCCATCTTTATTATACGACAAGTGATTTTCTTTTCGAAGAGGAAGGAATTCGTAGTTCCTCTCGGTATTTTGCGACCGTTCTCCTCGATATTGCAATTCCATCACTCTTTAAATTGTCTGCAATTTTTTGGTCAGAGAGTGGTTTTTGCTTTCTCTCTTCTTCAATCATTCGCTTAATTTTTATCTTGACCTGAGCGGAGGATGTATCTTCTGAATGATGTCCATTGTCGATCTTCGAGGTGAACAATGATTTTAGTGTAATCGTTCCTCTCGGTGTTTGAATTGTTTTATTTTTCACAGCTCGACTGATCGTCGATTCGTGCACCTCAATCGCTTCTGCTACTTCTTTCAAGGTCATCGGCTTCAAAGCTTCATAACCTTGCTCGAAGAAATCATGTTGCTTATCAACTAAATAATCACCGAGACGCTCAAGCGTTTGGCGTCTCTGTTCTAGGCTTCGTTTTAACCACTCATATTTTTGTAGTTGTCGCTCTAAATAAGCTTTAGCATCTGAATGACGTTCTAACATTCGGAAGTAACGATCATTCAAAGTGACTTCAGGCACTAACTCTTCATTCATCCGTAATTTATATTCCCCAGCA
This Pseudalkalibacillus berkeleyi DNA region includes the following protein-coding sequences:
- a CDS encoding sugar-binding transcriptional regulator codes for the protein MEPIIELQRKLLPDLVDVMQNRYRILQNVRFLQPIGRRSLATNLQQTERVLRAEVEFLNKQGLLNISTSGMTLTDEGNDILLELENVMKEVSGLHVLEERLREKLKLAEVIIVPGDSDRDQWVKTEMGKAAVNRLLPLLKSERTIAVTGGTTLAAVAEMMKPLPNRKRPLIVPARGGLGEHVENQANTICSTMAQKANGEYRLLHVPDQLSKESYQSLIEEPGVKDVLEQIRSAGIVIHGIGEATTMAERRNSSSIVFQEIEKQNAVAEAFGYYFDQDGTIVHKLKTVGLQLDDLTDDKTIFAVAGGSSKANAIAAYMKRGPRQILITDEGAANELL
- a CDS encoding glutaredoxin family protein, whose protein sequence is MLTVHFYTKKQCPLCDYALIILEDLQEELGFHIEERDIYEKDEWLEAYGLMIPVVQVEGKDIQYGKLDRISLRKRLLTFF